The Sphingobacteriales bacterium genome contains the following window.
TGATGTGGTCATTTCTGCCTCTCGTTTAAGTGAGCGCATCCAGACATCACCCTCCTCCATCCAGAAATTAAATGCCAAACAAATACAGTTTGTTGCTTCCGGGAATTTCTATCAAAGCTTAAGCAATCTGAAGGAAGTGGATATTACCACCACCAGTATGGGCTTTCAAGTATTCAATACAAGAGGATTTAACACCACTGCTCCCGTTCGTATCGTACAATTTATTGATGGAATGGATAATCAGGCTCCCGGCCTTAATTTTCCGGTGGGTAATTTAGTGGGTGCGAATGATCTTGATCTCGAAAGTGTGGAAATAATTTCCGGAGCAGCCTCCGCATTATATGGCCCCAATGCATTTCAGGGTGTAATCAGTATGCAGACCAAGAACCCTTTTGATTACAAAAACTTTCAATTAAAATTGAAAGGCGGCAACCGCCAGATGGCTGATGGGCAGCTCAGGTATGCCAATGCTTTTGGAAAGAAAAAATATGGAAGAGATGTATTTGGGTTTAAAGTCAGCGGCGGCTATTTCAGGGCAAAAGACTGGATTGCACAAGATTCCATAGCCAACACATATGGTGACATCGGTACAGATGTGAATGTAAGTACCATTGTACGAAAATTGCAATTCAGTGAAGATACTGCCGTTGCCAGACAGTTCCGGGCATTGAATGCCTATCTGGATTTTTTCCCGAATGCCTTCCCGGGCACTATCAATGTTCAGGCACCCGGCTATAAAGAGCAAGACCTGACTCAGGGTATTACAGAAAGCATAAAGGCAAATGTTGCCCTATATGCGCGTCCTGTGAAAGATATGCAGATCGAATATCAGTACAAATTCGGAAGAGGTTCCGGAATTTACCAGGGAGCCAACAGATATAATATCAAAAACATCCTTTTTCAGCAGCATAAGGCACAATTCGATTACAAGGGATTGAGTGTAAAATATTACAACACCATAGAAAATGCAGGCAAATCATATGATATGGTATTTGCAGCCATTAATATGTCAAAAATCGGTATCGCAAGATATGTGTCTAATTTTGTAAAAGAATATTTTTCGAAATTATCCGAATACACCAATACATTTAAGAATGACCCGGAAGATGCGGATGTACAGGCAACACGCGAGTACGCTTTGGCTCAGGCGTTTAACAATGCTTATCTGCAACCCGGCACGTCCTCGTTTGATTCTGCCTATAACCTTATTGTTGATGACGCTAATCTGGTAACGGGTGCTAAATTTCAGGATAAATCCACTCTGCATCATGTCGAAGGTTCGTACAGCCATAATTTCAAGCATGATATTAACTGGGTGAGCGGGATTTCCTATCGCTTGTATATTCCTCGTTCATTTGGTTCTATCTTTTCGGATACGCTTGTCAACAGGGCTGATTCTTTAGCGGATGGCTCGCCCGACCTGAAGGCGAAATTCATGAATCTGAATACATGGGAAGTGGGCGGTTATACCCAGTTAACTGTAGATTTATTCAAAAAACATTTAAAGATAGTCGCTTCCGCGAGAGTGGATAAATCTGAAAACTTTAAGGTACAGTTTTCTCCGAGAATTTCCGTTATCGGCACCTATAAAGACCATTCTTTCCGATTCTCCTATCAACAGGCCTTCAGAACGCCCACTCTGCAGAATCAATACATTTCCCTTGACCTTGGGGCAATACAGCTATTGGGCAACTTGAACGGATTGGCAGGTTATGATTTTCAGTCTGTCAAGGATTTCAGAAGCAATTACAATGTCACTCTGGAAGTAGACCCGACTTTATTGAAAGTAGTCAGATATGAAAAATTACAGCCTGAACAGGTAAATTCTTTTGAGTTTGGGTACAGGGGTGTCATCGCAAAAAAACTTTATATCGACGCATCTGCATATTTCAACCGCTATTTTCGTTTTATTGGTGATTTGCGTTATTATATCCCGTCTAATCCGGATTTTATTGTTGGTTCGGAGAATGGTTCGGATGCGATGCTTACAGGTTTATATAAATTAATCCAGATGCCCGTAAATGCCAAGAAAAAAGTAGATGCTTACGGGGCCTCCATCGGACTGAACTATTACATCTGGAGGAGCCTGATAGGTTCATTCAACTATACATTTGCCGACCTGAATATTAAAAACCTGACAGACCCCATCATCCCCGGATTCAATACACCAAAGCATAAATTCAATATTGGTATATCTGCACAACGTATATGGAAAGGGCTTGGATTTGGAATTAACTTCAAATGGGTGGACAGCTACAAGTGGGAAAGCACATTCGGAGATGGTCTGGTTCCCAGCTATCACACAATGGATATGCAGGTATCCTATGAACTTCCAAAATGGTTCACCCTTCAGGTAGGCGGTTCCAATATCTATAATAAGAAACGTATTGAGGCGTACGGTTCTCCTGAAATCGGAGGATTGGTATACGGCAGCATCTTATTTGATCTGGAAAGGACGAAATAATGAGTACGATTGAGATCTTTAAAAACCCCTTCCTTTTGTGAAGGGATTTTTTATTAACTTTAGTAAATGGAATTATTAAAAGACCTTTGGTTGTTTCTGAAAGAAAGAAAAAAATTCTGGTTATTTCCTTTAGTTTTCTTCTTACTGCTGATCGCATTATTAATCGTATTTGGCGGGTCCAGTGCGGTAACTCCGTTTGTTTATTCTATATTCTGATGAGCAGATATAATTTTGACAACGTATGATGAAGAAAAAAAAGTCAAAGTCTGTCGCAGTAAACTCTACCAATACGGACAAACCCAAGGTTTTTGTCCGCTCGACAGGTAAATCAGCTTCCTCAACCCCGGCATCCACCGCTATATTTCAGAAACTGCCGGTCTTTCTTAAAACAATTGGTCCATTATGCATAGCGTTTTTTTTATGTACCGCCATCTTTCACAATACACATGATCTTGCCTTCAA
Protein-coding sequences here:
- a CDS encoding TonB-dependent receptor, whose amino-acid sequence is MNSLSNLLKLFSVFLYVCLTYNASAQEISIKGKITDKATKEALIGANVQIKGTNFGAVTDIEGNFEIKAAVKLPVVVEVSYLGFTTEELTISEENQKIQIGLIPQEIRVSNDVVISASRLSERIQTSPSSIQKLNAKQIQFVASGNFYQSLSNLKEVDITTTSMGFQVFNTRGFNTTAPVRIVQFIDGMDNQAPGLNFPVGNLVGANDLDLESVEIISGAASALYGPNAFQGVISMQTKNPFDYKNFQLKLKGGNRQMADGQLRYANAFGKKKYGRDVFGFKVSGGYFRAKDWIAQDSIANTYGDIGTDVNVSTIVRKLQFSEDTAVARQFRALNAYLDFFPNAFPGTINVQAPGYKEQDLTQGITESIKANVALYARPVKDMQIEYQYKFGRGSGIYQGANRYNIKNILFQQHKAQFDYKGLSVKYYNTIENAGKSYDMVFAAINMSKIGIARYVSNFVKEYFSKLSEYTNTFKNDPEDADVQATREYALAQAFNNAYLQPGTSSFDSAYNLIVDDANLVTGAKFQDKSTLHHVEGSYSHNFKHDINWVSGISYRLYIPRSFGSIFSDTLVNRADSLADGSPDLKAKFMNLNTWEVGGYTQLTVDLFKKHLKIVASARVDKSENFKVQFSPRISVIGTYKDHSFRFSYQQAFRTPTLQNQYISLDLGAIQLLGNLNGLAGYDFQSVKDFRSNYNVTLEVDPTLLKVVRYEKLQPEQVNSFEFGYRGVIAKKLYIDASAYFNRYFRFIGDLRYYIPSNPDFIVGSENGSDAMLTGLYKLIQMPVNAKKKVDAYGASIGLNYYIWRSLIGSFNYTFADLNIKNLTDPIIPGFNTPKHKFNIGISAQRIWKGLGFGINFKWVDSYKWESTFGDGLVPSYHTMDMQVSYELPKWFTLQVGGSNIYNKKRIEAYGSPEIGGLVYGSILFDLERTK